One Pyrus communis chromosome 13, drPyrComm1.1, whole genome shotgun sequence genomic window carries:
- the LOC137713116 gene encoding vignain-like: MTKFVWVALALSLTLVIGVSESIDYHEKDLASEESLWDLYERWRSHHTVSRSLDEKHKRFNVFKENVKHVHNTNKGDKPYKLKLNKFADMTNHEFRSVYAGSKVKHHRMLRGQRADRGFRYENVESVPPSVDWRRNGAVTPIKDQGQCGSCWAFSTVAAVEGINQIKAKELVSLSEQELVDCDTEQNQGCNGGLMELAMEFIKHKGGLTTEINYPYRAADSTCNVAKENAPVVSIDGHESVPANDEDALLKAAANQPIAVAIDAGGSDFQFYDEGVFDGKCGIELDHGVAVVGYGTTLDGTKYWIVKNSWGPEWGEKGYIRMQRGVSAKEGICGIAMEASYPVKNSSTNPKAAATSNPKDEL, from the exons ATGACTAAGTTTGTTTGGGTTGCGCTTGCTCTCTCGCTCACTTTGGTGATTGGGGTTTCTGAGAGTATTGATTACCATGAGAAGGACTTGGCCTCGGAGGAGAGCTTGTGGGACTTGTACGAGAGGTGGAGGAGCCATCACACGGTTTCCAGGAGCCTTGACGAGAAGCACAAGCGGTTCAATGTGTTTAAAGAGAATGTCAAGCATGTTCACAACACTAACAAAGGTGATAAGCCTTACAAGCTGAAGCTCAACAAGTTTGCTGACATGACCAACCATGAGTTCAGGAGTGTTTACGCTGGTTCGAAGGTTAAGCACCATAGAATGCTCCGAGGGCAGCGCGCTGACAGAGGCTTTCGGTATGAAAATGTTGAGAGTGTCCCACCGTCTGTTGATTGGAGAAGGAATGGTGCTGTCACTCCCATTAAGGATCAAGGCCAATGCG GAAGTTGCTGGGCGTTTTCGACAGTTGCAGCAGTTGAGGgcatcaatcaaattaaggcaaAGGAGCTCGTTTCGTTGTCTGAGCAAGAGCTCGTCGACTGTGACACGGAACAAAACCAAGGATGCAATGGAGGGCTAATGGAACTGGCAATGGAGTTCATCAAACACAAGGGAGGCCTGACAACCGAAATTAATTACCCTTACAGAGCAGCAGATTCAACATGTAATGTTGCAAAG GAAAACGCTCCGGTTGTGTCCATTGATGGCCATGAGAGTGTGCCTGCTAATGACGAGGATGCATTGCTCAAAGCAGCTGCAAACCAACCTATTGCTGTCGCCATCGATGCTGGAGGTTCCGATTTCCAATTCTACGATGAG GGGGTATTTGACGGGAAATGCGGCATAGAGCTTGATCACGGAGTGGCAGTTGTTGGCTACGGAACAACACTTGATGGAACCAAGTATTGGATAGTCAAGAACTCATGGGGACCCGAGTGGGGAGAGAAGGGTTACATAAGGATGCAGCGCGGCGTCTCTGCTAAGGAGGGGATCTGTGGAATAGCTATGGAGGCTTCGTATCCCGTCAAGAACTCTTCGACAAACCCTAAAGCAGCAGCTACCTCAAATCCTAAGGATGAACTCTAA
- the LOC137713117 gene encoding peptide methionine sulfoxide reductase-like produces MAAASGNYAVNNPDLGRDSDAPDNQGHEFAQFGSGCFWGAELRFQRVVWVVKTEVGYSQGHVDNPNYKLVCSGSTNHSEVVRVQFDPEVCSYTDLLSVFWDRHDPTTLNRQGGDVGTQYRSGIYFYNENQARLAEESKAAKQAELNDTEVVTEILPAKKFYRAEEYHQQYLEKGGRRGNKQSAEKGCTDPIRCYG; encoded by the exons ATGGCCGCCGCTTCCGGTAACTATGCCGTCAACAACCCGGATTTGGGCCGGGACTCGGACGCTCCGGACAATCAGGGTCACGAGTTCGCCCAATTCGGATCCGGATGCTTCTGGGGTGCGGAGCTGAGGTTCCAGCGGGTGGTCTGGGTGGTGAAGACCGAGGTCGGGTACTCCCAGGGCCACGTGGACAATCCGAATTACAAATTGGTCTGCTCCGGAAGCACGAACCACTCGGAGGTGGTTCGGGTCCAATTTGACCCGGAAGTCTGCTCCTATACGGATCTTCTCTCTGTGTTTTGGGATCGTCATGATCCAACGACCCTCAATCGCCAG GGAGGGGATGTTGGTACACAATACCGATCCGGAATCTACTTCTACAATGAAAACCAGGCTCGTCTGGCCGAGGAATCAAAGGCAGCAAAGCAGGCGGAGTTGAACGATACGGAGGTGGTGACAGAGATCCTCCCGGCGAAGAAGTTTTACAGGGCAGAGGAGTACCACCAGCAATATCTCGAAAAAGGAGGACGTAGAGGCAACAAACAATCTGCCGAAAAGGGTTGCACTGATCCCATCAGATGCTACGGTTGA
- the LOC137712769 gene encoding BTB/POZ and TAZ domain-containing protein 1-like, which translates to MEVSPTATSGISVDLYGLSDTKSLPEPDVDILTCDALRIPAHSSILASVSPVLENVIDRPRKHRSSERVIPILGVPYDAVLAFVRFLYSSSCSEENMEKYGIHLLALSHVYLVPQLKHRCTKELGQRLTIENVVDVLQLAKMCDAADLYLKCLKLVANHFKVVETTEGWKFLQDHDPWLELDILQFIDEIESRKKRTRKHREEQRLYLQLSEAMECLEHICKEGCTSVGPYDMEPGHKRGPCSKFSTCQGLQMLFQHFATCKRRVNGGCLRCKRMWQLLKLHSSMCDEPDSCRVPLCRQFKLKMQQEKKRDEARWKLLVKKVVSAKTISSLSLPKRKREEELGEARSTTPPPNGIRSFRL; encoded by the exons aTGGAAGTTTCTCCGACCGCAACCTCCGGCATCTCCGTCGACCTGTACGGTCTCTCCGACACCAAATCTCTTCCCGAACCTGATGTCGACATCCTCACCTGCGACGCCCTCCGCATCCCCGCGCACTCTAGCATCCTG GCCTCAGTGTCGCCGGTGCTGGAAAACGTAATCGACCGGCCACGTAAGCACCGGAGCTCCGAGCGGGTCATTCCGATTCTCGGCGTTCCCTACGACGCCGTATTGGCCTTCGTTCGCTTCCTCTACTCCTCCAG TTGCTCAGAGGAGAACATGGAGAAGTACGGAATCCATCTGTTGGCGCTGTCCCACGTGTACCTGGTTCCACAGCTGAAGCACCGGTGCACTAAGGAGCTCGGACAACGTTTGACCATCGAAAACGTGGTGGACGTCCTCCAACTGGCGAAGATGTGCGACGCAGCGGATCTCTACCTGAAGTGCTTGAAGTTGGTCGCTAATCACTTCAAGGTTGTTGAGACAACTGAAGGATGGAAATTCTTGCAAGATCACGACCCTTGGCTCGAACTCGACATCTTGCAATTCATCGACGAGATCGAATCG aggaagaagaggacAAGGAAGCATAGGGAGGAGCAGAGGTTGTATCTCCAGCTTAGTGAGGCAATGGAGTGCTTGGAGCACATATGCAAGGAAGGTTGCACAAGTGTTGGACCCTACGACATGGAGCCAGGTCACAAGAGGGGCCCATGCAGCAAGTTTTCCACGTGTCAAGGACTCCAGATGCTGTTCCAGCACTTCGCCACGTGTAAACGGAGGGTGAATGGAGGGTGCTTGCGTTGCAAGCGCATGTGGCAGCTTCTTAAGCTTCACTCTTCAATGTGCGACGAACCTGATTCTTGCAGAGTCCCTCTGTGCAG GCAATTCAAGTTGAAAATGCAgcaagagaaaaagagagacgAGGCCAGGTGGAAACTGCTTGTGAAGAAGGTGGTGTCGGCCAAAACCATATCTTCCCTGTCTCTGCCAAAGaggaagagggaggaagaaTTAGGAGAAGCAAGAAGCACGACTCCTCCTCCTAATGGAATTAGAAGTTTCAGATTGTGA
- the LOC137712540 gene encoding probable pectate lyase 18, whose amino-acid sequence MARPSLGPSLLSLLLFSLLSPTLISSRPLHLQDPELVVQEVQRNISDSVSRRNLGYLSCGTGNPIDDCWRCDPNWEKNRQRLADCAIGFGKNAIGGRDGKIYVVTDSGDDNPVNPKPGTLRHAVIQDEPLWIIFQRDMTIQLKEELIMNSFKTIDGRGASVHIAGGPCITIQYVTNIIIHGLNIHDCKQGGNAMVRDSPGHFGWRTISDGDGVSIFGGSHVWVDHCSLSNCNDGLIDAIHGSTAITISNNYMTHHDKVMLLGHSDSYTQDKNMQVTIAFNHFGEGLVQRMPRCRHGYFHVVNNDYTHWEMYAIGGSANPTINSQGNRFVAPDIRFSKEVTKHEDAPESEWKNWNWRSEGDLMLNGAFFSASGAGASSSYARASSLGARPSSLVGSITTSAGTLSCRKGSHC is encoded by the exons ATGGCAAGGCCCTCCTTAGGCccctcacttctctctctcctcctcttctctctcctctccccaaCCCTCATTTCCTCCCGGCCACTTCATCTTCAAGACCCTGAATTGGTAGTACAAGAGGTACAAAG GAACATTAGCGACTCAGTGTCTAGGAGGAACTTGGGCTACTTATCATGTGGGACTGGAAACCCTATCGACGACTGCTGGCGGTGCGATCCGAACTGGGAGAAGAACAGGCAGCGTCTAGCAGATTGCGCCATAGGGTTCGGGAAAAACGCCATCGGTGGAAGAGACGGGAAGATTTACGTGGTCACAGATTCCGGCGACGACAACCCCGTGAACCCCAAGCCAGGAACCCTACGACACGCCGTCATCCAAGACGAGCCGTTATGGATCATTTTCCAGCGCGACATGACCATCCAGCTCAAGGAGGAGCTGATCATGAACTCCTTCAAGACAATCGACGGCCGGGGAGCGTCCGTCCACATTGCCGGCGGGCCATGCATCACCATCCAGTACGTGACCAACATTATTATCCACGGACTGAACATACACGATTGCAAGCAGGGTGGGAACGCTATGGTGAGGGACTCCCCAGGGCACTTCGGGTGGAGAACCATATCGGACGGCGACGGCGTGTCGATCTTCGGTGGGAGCCACGTGTGGGTGGACCATTGCTCGTTGTCCAACTGCAACGATGGGTTGATTGATGCGATTCATGGGTCCACTGCGATAACAATTTCAAACAATTACATGACGCACCATGATAAGGTGATGCTTTTGGGGCATAGTGATTCGTATACACAAGACAAGAACATGCAAGTCACCATTGCATTCAATCACTTTGGAGAAGGGTTGGTTCAAAGAATGCCAAG ATGTAGGCATGGATATTTCCATGTGGTGAACAATGACTATACCCATTGGGAGATGTACGCTATTGGAGGGAGTGCAAACCCTACAATCAATAGCCAAGGGAACAGATTTGTCGCACCAGATATCAGATTCAGCAAAGAG GTGACCAAACATGAGGATGCACCAGAAAGTGAATGGAAGAACTGGAATTGGAGGTCGGAAGGAGACTTGATGTTAAACGGTGCGTTTTTTAGCGCATCGGGTGCTGGAGCTTCCTCAAGCTATGCCAGGGCTTCGAGCTTGGGTGCAAGGCCATCTTCTTTAGTGGGTTCAATCACCACGTCTGCCGGCACACTTAGCTGCCGAAAGGGCTCTCATTGCTGA